CCGAGCTCGCCTGGGGATCCCATGTGGTGGCGGTCCGCGTGTCGAGCATCCCCGAACTGCTCGCTGCGTTCCTCGAGGTCGACCTCGTCACCGATGAGTTGTTCAAGCTACAGGCTCGGGAACACCCGGGAACCATGCTCCGGTACCACCGACAGCTCGGGTGGCAGCTCCCCTTCCGATCCGACATCTTCCTCACGAGACAGCTGAAGAACGCCCGCAAGCCCGGCATCCCCCGGACCAACCGAGCACTGATCGCCCGCTGGTTGCGCAAGGCCAGTCGCTACCTGCGCAACCGGATCGGGACCCACCCGCGCATCGCTACCGCTGTTGGTCGCGGTCGCGGCGGACCTGGACCCGGCGGCCCCTGATCGTGGTTCGGCCCAGCGCGGCGAGAGCGGATTCAGGGTGCCTGGAAGGTGTCGGCCCACTGCCGGGCGAGGGGTGGTAGCTCCCCCGACACGATCAGGTCGAACAGGGCCTCCGCTTCAGCAACGGTGAAGTATCCCCGAACCACACCCGGCCAGGCTCGCGCGTCGGACCGACGCACGATACCGCGAACCCGCACCGGCACATGCTCCGCTCCCAGCGCCGCGACAGCAGCCGCCCGATGCTGCCCAACGCCGATGCACCAGGTCCAGTCACGGCCGGAGGTCGTGAGCCACCACGCCTCGATGTCCCCATCGTCGGCATCGGTGTTCACGTAGCCGCTTGTCTGGAGACTCTCAACAATGGAAGCCAACCTGTCCAACTCGATCTGTATGCCCTGTTCCGACAGAGGACCAGCCAGCGGATAGAACTCGCTGATCGGCAACGCCTGCCCGGCAAGTGAGGCCTCGCGCCAATAGACGCCGGCCATGACGTACTGCTGCTCAGCTACGGAGCGGTCCATCACCCAGGGCATGGCAATGCCCCACGCTGGTGTCTGCGCCAGAGTCGGATTCGATTCACCAACTCCCGTCCACTCAGCGAAGGACGCCGGCTGGCTCATGGCGTAGAACGTGTCCAGGCATCGTCGTGGCTGACCCTCGAAATTCCTGCCAACTGCGAGCTCGAGCGCTGTAGCCACGAACGGGTGCTTTTCGGCCGTGAGTGGATGGAACCAGAGGCCCCGCCCGTCGACTATCGGTGCATCGATCCGGGCTGGGTCACAAAGGTACTGCGCGGTGATCGGATCGTTCCCGAGATCGCTGAGGTCTCGGACCGGTTGCAGCTGCGAGCGGCGAACCTCGTAGCCCAGTGTTCGGATCGATCGTTTCACCGAACCCTTGATCCACCTCCTGACGCTGCTCACAGCCGGCCGAGCTCGTCGGTCTTGGCGATCTGGTGGCAGCTCAGGCACAGCGCTCAATCCCTACCGCTGCTGGTCGCGGTCGCGGCGGACCTGGGCCCGGCGGCCCCTGATCGTGGTTCGGCCCAGCGCGGCGATGACCTCGTCGGCCGCGGCCTCGGGCACCTCGACGATGGCGAAGCGTTCGGTGATGCGGATGTTGCCGATGTCGCGGCCACCCAGGCTGGTCTCGTTGGCGATCGCCCCGACCAGGTCGCCCGGACGTACCCCGGAGCTGCGCCCCAGCCCGATGTAGAGGCCGACCGTGCCCGGCGACGGACCACGCTGGGGCTGGGCACGCTTGCCCGGCCGAGGAGGGGCGGCGTGGGCTTCGGGGATCTCGACCTCGTCGTCGACGGCGCCCGACGTCTCGTGGATCAGCTTCACCGCCGCCAGCGCCACGTCCATCACATCGTGGTCGTCGGTCAGGGTCTCGACCACGACCCGGAACCGGTCGAGGTCGTCGTCGGGCAGCCGATCCTGCAGCATCTCGATCGTCCGCTCCATCTGCCGGGCCCGCAGCGCGGCGACCGTCGGCACCTTCTCGTGGTGGATGGTCTGTCTGGTGCGGTGCTCGATGGTCTGGAGCTGGCGACGCTCGCGGGGCTCGGCCAGGGTGATGGCCACCCCCTCACGGCCCGCGCGGCCGACCCGGCCGATGCGGTGCACGTAGGCATCGACCGACGCGGGGACGTCGTAGTTCACCACGTGGGTGAGCTGATCGATGTCGAGGCCCCGGGCCGCCACATCGGTGGCCACGATGAGATCGGCGGTGCCGGTCCGCAACCGGTTCATCACCCGGTCGCGCTGGGCCTGGTCCATCCCGCCGTGCAGCGCCTCGGCCCGATATCCCCGCCCGTTGAGGGTCTCGGTCAGCTCGTCGACCTCGGTGCGGGTCCGGCAGAACACGATGGCCGCGGTGGGCGACTCGACGTCGAGGATCCGCCCCAGCGCCGCCGCCTTGTGGTCACGGGTCACCACGAACGCCCGCTGGGTGACCAGGGGGGCGTCGTCACCGTCGCTCGGCGTGGAGTCGATCTGGATGCGCTCCGGGTCGCGCAGGTGCCGCCTGGCGATCGACGCGATCCGAGGCGGCAGGGTGGCCGAGAACAGCACCGTCTGCCGCTCGGTGGGCGTCGCCGCGAGGATGGCGTCGAGCTCGTCGGCAAAACCCATGTCGAGCATCTCGTCGGCCTCGTCGAGCACCAGCACCTTCAGCGTGTCCAGCGAGAGGCTCCCCCGCTGGAGGTGATCGAGCACCCGGCCCGGGGTGGCCACCACCACGTGCATGCCCCGGTTGAGCGCCGCCATCTGGCGCCCGATGGGCTGGCCCCCGTACACCGGCATGACCTGGGCGCCGAGCTGGCGGCCGTACTTGTAGATCGCCTCCGACACCTGCACCGCCAGCTCGCGGGTCGGCACCAGCACCATCGCCACCAGCTCGACCGGTCCGCCCGTCGGGGGCAGCTGCTCGAGGATCGGCAGGGCGAAGGCCGCGGTCTTGCCGGTGCCGGTGGCCGCGCCACCGAGGAGGTCGCGGCCCGACAGCAGGACCGGGATGGCCTCACGCTGGATCGGCGTCGGCTCCTCGTAGCCGAGCCCCGCGAGCGCGTCGAGGATCTCGGGCCGCAACCCGAGCTCGGCGAAGCCGGGGGCCGGATCGGACGGGCCGGTCGTGAGAGGACCGGTCGTCACCGGATCACCACCGCGTTGGGAGGGCTGGCCACGCCGAGACGCAGGTTGAGTGGGGCGGAGGTGAAGAACCCCTCCCAGCTGCGCTCGGCGACGCAGTCGTCGGCCAGCGGATCGAGCACGAACAGCTCGCCGATGGGGATGCCGAGCAACGGCAGCAGACGCTGGTGCACGAAGATCTCGGGCCGGCGGGCGGGGTCGTCGCGGATGGCCGCCAGCTCGTCGGCCGGGTGCACCGAGCCCGGCGGCCACACCTCCAGCGCCGGGTTGTCGGCCGCCACCGCCGCCACGTGCAGGTCCCACAGGCACTCGGCCGTGCGCTCCTCGGGGGACAGCCCGGGGTTGCGGTGCCCCTGGGCGAGCTCGTCGCGTCGAGCCTGATCGAGGCCCTCGTACCACCCCAGCCAGCCGGTGCGAACCAGCAGCACGTCGCCCACCTCGGGCACCGTCCCCTGGGCATCGAGGGTCGCCATCAGCTCGTCGGCGCTGATGGGCTCGGACTCGTCCATCGCCAACGGGCGTCCCTGATCCTCACGCCAGCGGGCCACGTCGGCCAGGATCGCCCGACCGACCAGGCCCCGTTCGGCCCACGCATCGACACCGAGGAACCCCTCGGGAGCGCCGCCGTACCAGCCGTGCACGGGGTGACGCACATGGCGGAACCCGTCCCACTGCGACGACCCCTGGGTGTTCCAGCCGTGCAGCACGTCGTCGTGGCCGGGACCGTCGTCGACCCCGGTGACCTCGTGGCGGAACGCCGCCCGGCCGAACAGCGGAGGACCAGGGGTCGCCAGATCGGCGTTGAGGGCGAACACCTCACCCCGCTCCACCAGCGACGACGCCGCCACCGTGCGCTCGTGGGTCAACAGGTTGAGGCACCCCAGCCGGTCACCGTCGCCCCACATCCCCCACGACGAACCGTCGGGCGCGCCGTCCACCGCGGGCAGATCGGCATAGTTGGGCAGCGCGCTGTCGGCGGCGCGACGAGGTTCGCGCTGGCCCGTCCACGGCATATCGATCCGGTCACCCATGCGGCGACTCTACGCTGGGAGAAATGGCCGTGGACCACCAGCAGTGAGCGACAGCACACCAACAGCCCCACCACGCGACGATCACGTGCGCCTGTCACTTCCGGCGCGCCACGAGTACGCCCGCATCGCCCGCATCGGTGTTGCGGCGCTGGCGCTGCGGCTCGGCTTCACCTACCGCGAGATCGAAGACCTCCGCCTCGCGGTCGACGAGGTCCTCATCTTCCTCCTCGGATCGGACCGACCCGACGGCCGGATCACCATCCGCTACGGCACCGAACCCGGATTGCTGGCCCTGACCGCCACCGCGAGCTTCCCCACGACCCCCGACAACCCCGAGCGCGAACGGTTCGAGACCCTCATCGCCGAGCTGGTCGACACCTGGGACACCGACGAGGCGGCCGGACAGGTCACCTTCACCAAGAAGCACCGCACCGCCACCGACGACTAGCCCGACCGCCGGACCGGCACCGTCAGCGGCCGGAGTGGCCGAACCCGCCTTCGCCGCGGACCGAGTCGGTGGGCAGCTCGGCCACCGGCACCCAGCCCACCTCCTCGACCGCCTGCACCACCAGCTGGGCGATGCGGTGGCCACGCACCACGTGGAAGTCGGTGGCCGGGTCGGTGTTGAGCAGCACCACCTGGAGCTCGCCCCGGTAGCCGCAGTCGATGAGGCCCGGCGCGTTGGCCACAGTGATCCCGTGTCGCAACGCCAGCCCGCTGCGGGGGAGCACGAACCCCGCATAGCCCTGCGGCAAGGCGATGGCCACCCCCGTCGGCATCAACGTCCGGCCACCACCGGCGGCCACCACCGCGTCTTCGCGGGCGTAGAGGTCGAGCCCGGCGTCGCCGTCGTGGGCGTAGGCCGGGAGGGTGAGCTCGGGGTCGAGACGTACGACCGGAACCTGAATCATCGACGCAACGCTACCGGCCACTACCCTCGCGGTGATGCTCGCCTGGATGGACCTCGAGATGACCGGACTCGACCCCGCACGCCACGTCATCGTCGAGATCGCCACCCTCCTCACCGACGACGACCTCAACATCGTCGCCGAAGGCCCCGACCTCGTCGTCCACGCCACCGACGACGAGCTCGCCCGCATGGACGACTACGTGCGCAACATGCACCAGCGCAGTGGGCTGCTCGAACAGATCAAGGCCTCGACCATCTCCCTCGCCGACGCCGGCGCCGCCACCCTCGACTTCCTCAAGGCCAACATCGACGAGCCCCGCAGCGTGCCCCTCTGCGGCAACTCCATCGGCACCGACCGCCGCTTCCTCGCCATCTACCTCCCCGAGATCGAGGAGTTCCTCCACTACCGCTCGGTCGACGTCTCCACCGTCAAGGAGCTGGCCCGCCGGTGGAACCCCAGCATCCACCGCAAGGCCCCCGACAAGGCCACCAGCCACCGGGCGCTCGACGATATCCGCGAGAGCATCGGCGAACTCGTGCACTACCGCGAGCACCTCTTCGTCGCACCCGAACAGGGCGAACCGGCCGCCACCGATGAGGGAACCAGCCCCCCTCCCGCCTAGCATCGGCATTCATGGGGGCACCTCACCATCACGCACACGGGCACCGCCACGGCAGCGATGAGCGCTACGCGGGACCGCCCTCGCCGACGTCGGTGCGCGAGGAACGCCAGCCGGCCCAGGACGAGCCGGTCGAGATGGCACCCGGCATCATCCGGGTGCAGCTGCCCATCAGCCTCCCGGGTCTCGGACACGTCAACTGCTACGTGCTACCCGACGAACGGGGCGTGACCGTCGTCGATCCGGGTCTGCCCGGTCCCCAGTCGTGGAAGCAGCTCAAGGCCCGCCTCGCCCGCGCCGACGTCCCGATCAAGCGGATCCACACCGTGGTCGTCACCCACTCGCATCCCGACCACTTCGGACAGGCCGGCCGTCTGCTCGACCGCAACGAGGCCCGGGTCATCACCCACCGCAACTTCCGCACCTTCTTCGACCCCGACGAGGAACCCGACGGGATCAGCCTCGACGACGCCGAACCCAAGAACGCCGAGACCGGCACCTACACCGAGTCGGTGGGAGGATCCGGCCCCGCCCGAGGACCGTGGGGCGGCCCCATGCCGTGGGGCACCATCTCGGGCGCGCAGACCTCCGGACGTCTGCGTGGCGGGCCCCGTGGCCCCGGCCGTCCACCGCTGCGGCGTCGCCTCCAGTACCGGATGATGCGCTTCGCGGGCGGTCGCATGGGTGCGGTTCCGCGCCCCACCCACCGGGTCGAAGACGCCGACCGGCTCGAGCTCGGCGGCAGGTCGTGGGTGTCGTTGCACACCCCCGGCCACACCAACGACCACCTGTGCCTCTACGACCCCGAAGCCGGCATCCTCATCTCGGGCGACCACGTGCTGCCCACCATCACCCCCCACATCTCCGGGGTCGGGCCCATCGTCGACCCCCTCCACGAGTTCTTCCGCTCCCTCGAGCGCGTCGCCGAGCTCGACGGCACGGCAACGGTCCTGCCCGCCCACGGCCTCGAGTTCGCCAACCTCGCCGAGCGGACCACCGCCATCCGCCAGCACCACGAGGAACGGCTCCAGAAGCTTCGCGACGCCTCCGCCGAGCACGGGTGGGCCACGGTCCCCCAGTACTCCGACCACCTGTTCCCGCCCCGATCGCAGGGTCAGATGGCCGACAGCGAGACCTACGCCCACCTCGAGCACCTCCGGCTCACCGGCGAGGCCAAGGTGCGCGACGACGGGGCCGACCTGCTCTACCTCATCGACTGAGCTCCCGAGGAGCCGACGTGAGCCCCCAACGGCGAGACAAGGACACCACCCGCCAGATCCTCCTCGAGGCCGCGTTCGAGATGATGCTCGAACAGGGCCTCGACGTGGGCTGGGGGGTGCGGGTCGCCGATGTGACCAAGCGGGTGGAGCTCACCACCGGAGCCGCCTACCAGATCTGGAACGGCTCGCGCACCAAGGACGGCATGGGTGGCCAGGACCGCTTCCACCACGACCTCGCGCTCTACGCCATGGAACGGCTGATCTCCGAACCCGGCGCTGGCCCACACCGCAGCGGCCAGCGCCCTCGCCACCGACGGCGGGAGCCTCGAGCGGATGATCCAGACCGCCACCGCAGCCGATTTCGAGTTGCTCTCCGATCCCGCCGAGTTCGCGCTCTACCTCGGCCTGCTCGCGGCCACCACCTCCATGCCCGAGCTCATCGACGTCGGTCGCGAGAGCTACCAGCGGATCACCGACGACCACGTCGAGCTCTACACCAAGCTGTTCGACCACTTCGGCGTCGAGATGGTGCCACCGCACACGATCAAGGACCTCGTCGTGTCGGCGATCGCCCTCGGCGAGGGGCTCTGCCTGCGGGGCCTGGTCGACCCGAACGCGGTGCCCGACGACCACGACAGCCCCGACGGCGTCCCCGACGACGCCACGGGCCCCTGGCACCTCTTCTCGATCGGGGTGCTGGCCCTCATCCGCGGCATGACCCGCACCAGCGCCGGCTGAACCCCCCGGATCATCCGGCCAGGGTGAGCACCCGTCCGCTGGTGAACACCCGGCCATGGTCGGAGGCGTCGACCAACCACGTCGACAGGCCACCGCCGTCGTGGTCCTGGGCCAACAGCTCCACCGCGTCGTCGCGCTCGATGGCGTCGCGGTACTCGACCTCGGCCCGCACCGGGGCCCGCAGGTGTCGCCGGCCGGCCCGCACCTCCTCCAGCGCCGCCCACGCCACCGCATTGTTGACGTGGTCCATCACATCGAAGTCGACGAAGCGCAGCGGCCACGGCACACGGGTGACGCCGGGGTGACCGGGCGGGGGCGAGCCGTGCCGCAGCTTGGCCCGCACCCGGCGACCGGCCGCCGCCTCGGCATACAGCTCGTGGAACTGCTCGGGCAGCACCACCGGGCGACCGGTGGCCATGTCGAGGTGCACCCACACCGTGGCCGTCTCGATGTGGGCCCCCTGGTCTCCACGCACCGACACCCGGCGCTCGGCCCACCGGCCACCGATGCCGCCACAGAACGTCGCCAGCTCCAGATCCTCACGCAACCGGGCCTCGGCGTGGACCTCGACCACCGTGCGCCGCACCACCCACGCCATGTCGTCGGCCAGACCGGCGTCGACGGTGTCGTCGTTGGACACGTCCTGGACGAAGCGGGCCAGCGCATCGAGACGGAGCCGGCCGTTGGGTGAGACATCTCCCAGGCGGACCCTGCGATCGTGGCCGAAGATGCGGCCACTGGCCGGCAGCGGCACCACCTGATCGTCGGCGTCGGGAGGACCGATCGGAGGGGCCAAGGGGGTCTCCATCGCCCGGCACGCTACCGGCCTCGTCCACCGATCGGAAATAATCGATTGACGCTCACGCCGCGACGTGGTTTCGTGAACCTTCGGCGCACAGAGCTGCGCGACTGGTCTCGACCAGGATCGAACACCGAGGACCGACGATGAAGCAGATGCTCGACGCACACACGGCAGGCCGCATGGCTCCCGTCGGCGTCGCGCGTCGCCGCGCCGGTGCCGCTGCCGGTGCCAACGGTGGCCTCGACCTCGGTATGTACCCGTGCGGGTGGCGTGCCGGCAACCGCGTGTCGATCATTCACGACTCGATCTTTGCCACCGTCACCGCGCACAAGGCCTGGCGGCCGAAGGAGTCCTCGCCCTGAGTCACCACTCACACGAGGAGCAGCACTCCGAACGGCCGCCGGGTTCACCCGGCGGCCGTTCTGCTTTTCCACCGCCGCCGACGTGACCACCCCAGCAGCATCGCCCACGACCACCACGCATCCCCCGGGGACCGACATGACCACCGAACCCACCCTCGACGACTTACAACCCGGCCTTCCCGACGAGTCCGCCGCCTGGTGGGCCGACGCCCGGTGCCGCTTCGGTGACGGATCGCTCGGCCACCTGTTCTTCTCCGAGGAGCTGCAGGACATCGCCCGGGCCAAGACCATCTGCTCGGAGTGCCCGGTCATCGCCCAGTGCCTCGAGGGCGCCCTGGACCGGCGCGAACCATGGGGCGTCTGGGGCGGCCAGCTGTTCCTGAACGGTCGCATCCTGGCCACCAAGCGGCGCCGGGGACGTCCACCGAAGGTCCCACGCCCCGAGGACCAGCTCCCCGTGGTGCCGATCCCCGAGCACCTCCAGAGCGCCTGAACGAACCCCGACGGGACCCGCCAACGGCGCCCCGGTACCGTGGAGCCTCGGTGAACGACCCTGCCGACAGCCCCGACCCTGACACCGCACCTGGCGACGAGGCCCACCGGCCCCGCGTCATCGCCGGCATCCCGGTCCGACACCTCATGGCGGCCACCCTCGTCGCCCTCGTCGTCGCGGCCACCGCGGGGGTCCTGGTGCTGCTCGGCACCGACGACGAGCCCGACACGATCGGCCAGGACGCCTCGAACCCCCCGATCGAGCTGACCCCCGCCGACGGCGACCCCGCCGAAGAGGTCATCGGCGCACCGGTCGCGGTCGACTACGAGACCTTCGACGGCGACGAGGCCAACACCGGCAGCTACGTGGGCCGGCCGCTGGTGGTCAACTTCTTCGCCGCCTGGTGCCCGCCGTGCGTCGCCGAGATGCCCGACTTCGAAGACGTGCACCAACAGGTCGGCACCGACGTGGCGTTCCTCGGCATCAGCACCGACCACCGCAGCGAGGACGGGCTCGACCTCATCGAGCGCACCGGCATCACCTACGACACCGGGCGCGACCCCGACGGATCGGTCTTCGCCGCCTTCGGCGCCGTCGCCATGCCCACCACGGTCTTCATCGACGCCGCGGGCACCGTCGTCGACGTGCACGGCGGCGCCCTCACCGCCGACGAGCTCCGCGACCGGCTCGAGTCCCTGTTCGGGGTGGTCGCGCCGTGATCGAGGCCGACTTCGCCTACGCCTTCACCGTCGGCATGGTCGCCGCGGTCAACCCTTGCGGCTTCGCCCTGCTCCCCGCCTACCTCTCCTACTTCCTCGGCCTCGAGGGCGCGCCGACCGACAGCCGGGCCAGCATGGTGCGGGCCCTCGGGGTCGCCCTGGCGGTCACCACCGGGTTCGTCGCCGTGTTCGGGATCATCGGCCTGGCCATCACCCAGCTGTCGCTGTCGATCAACCGCCAGCTCCCGTGGGTCACCATGGCCATCGGCGTCGCCATCGTCGTGCTCGGCATCGCCATGCTCCGCGGCTTCCAGCTCTCGCTGCGGCTGCCCCGGCTGTCGGTCGGAGGCTCCAGCCGCGAGCTGCCGTCGATGTTCCTGTTCGGCGTGTCCTACGCGGTGGCCTCGCTGTCGTGCACGCTGCCGATCTTCCTGCCGATCATGACCCGCACCTTCGGCTCCAACAGCCTCACCTCCGGGGTGGCGGTGTTCCTCACCTACGCCGCCGGCATGGGACTGCTGCTCGGCGCGATCACCATGGCCCTGGCCGGGGCGCGGGGCGCGCTGGTCACCCGGCTCCGGCGGGCCCAGCCCCACATCAACCGGGTCTCGGGCGGCCTGCTCGTCCTGGCCGGCGTCTACCTCGCCTACTACGGCTACTGGGAGCACCGGGTGTACACCGACCCCCGCAACCTCCCACCGTCGGGTCCGGTCGACGTGGTCACCAGCGCCAGCGCCAGCGTCACCAACTGGGTGAGCTCGATCGGCGCCACCCGCATCGGCGTGGTGCTCGCGGCCGCGGTCGTCATCGTGCTCATCCTCGTGTTCACCAGCCGCGACAGCAGCGAGACACCAACCGAGACACCGAGCGAGCCGGCGCCGACGCGCCCGGTGAGGTAGGCCCGTGCCGGCGCTGATGGCGGCGCTCATCGCCGCCATGGGCGCGGTCCTGCTCTGGCAGTCGTTCTCCGACCAGCGGATGCGGCGCCTCATCACCGACACCCCCACCTCGAAGGCACGGGGCGTGTTCATCGGGTTCAACGAGGTGGTGGGCACCGCCACCGCCGACCGGCCCCTGCTCACCCGGTTCAGCCGGGAGCCGTGCGTGTTCCACGACTACGTCGAGCTCCAGGAGATCCGCCGCCGACGCAACGACTCGCAACGCAGCCGGCGCTCGTGGATCCGGGCCGGCTCCGACCGGCGAGCCGTGCTCTTCGAGGTCGCCGACGACACCGGAGCGGTGGGGGTCGACCCCAGCAGCGCCGAGATCATCGGCACCCGCATCGTCGACACCGTCTTCGAGGACACCCGCCGCATGATCGGCTACAGCGGACGCAGCCTCGGGGGCGAGGGCGCCACCGGCCGGTTCAAGCGGCGTGAGGACGCCATCCGCGTCGGCGACGAGGTCTACGTGCTCGGCCACGCCCACCTGGTCGACGACGGCACCCGGGCCGAGATCCGTGCCGAGCCGGGCTTCCCGCTCTACATCACCACCATGGGCGAGGCGGCA
The sequence above is drawn from the Acidimicrobiales bacterium genome and encodes:
- a CDS encoding DEAD/DEAH box helicase → MTTGPLTTGPSDPAPGFAELGLRPEILDALAGLGYEEPTPIQREAIPVLLSGRDLLGGAATGTGKTAAFALPILEQLPPTGGPVELVAMVLVPTRELAVQVSEAIYKYGRQLGAQVMPVYGGQPIGRQMAALNRGMHVVVATPGRVLDHLQRGSLSLDTLKVLVLDEADEMLDMGFADELDAILAATPTERQTVLFSATLPPRIASIARRHLRDPERIQIDSTPSDGDDAPLVTQRAFVVTRDHKAAALGRILDVESPTAAIVFCRTRTEVDELTETLNGRGYRAEALHGGMDQAQRDRVMNRLRTGTADLIVATDVAARGLDIDQLTHVVNYDVPASVDAYVHRIGRVGRAGREGVAITLAEPRERRQLQTIEHRTRQTIHHEKVPTVAALRARQMERTIEMLQDRLPDDDLDRFRVVVETLTDDHDVMDVALAAVKLIHETSGAVDDEVEIPEAHAAPPRPGKRAQPQRGPSPGTVGLYIGLGRSSGVRPGDLVGAIANETSLGGRDIGNIRITERFAIVEVPEAAADEVIAALGRTTIRGRRAQVRRDRDQQR
- the orn gene encoding oligoribonuclease; protein product: MLAWMDLEMTGLDPARHVIVEIATLLTDDDLNIVAEGPDLVVHATDDELARMDDYVRNMHQRSGLLEQIKASTISLADAGAATLDFLKANIDEPRSVPLCGNSIGTDRRFLAIYLPEIEEFLHYRSVDVSTVKELARRWNPSIHRKAPDKATSHRALDDIRESIGELVHYREHLFVAPEQGEPAATDEGTSPPPA
- a CDS encoding cytochrome c biogenesis CcdA family protein — its product is MIEADFAYAFTVGMVAAVNPCGFALLPAYLSYFLGLEGAPTDSRASMVRALGVALAVTTGFVAVFGIIGLAITQLSLSINRQLPWVTMAIGVAIVVLGIAMLRGFQLSLRLPRLSVGGSSRELPSMFLFGVSYAVASLSCTLPIFLPIMTRTFGSNSLTSGVAVFLTYAAGMGLLLGAITMALAGARGALVTRLRRAQPHINRVSGGLLVLAGVYLAYYGYWEHRVYTDPRNLPPSGPVDVVTSASASVTNWVSSIGATRIGVVLAAAVVIVLILVFTSRDSSETPTETPSEPAPTRPVR
- a CDS encoding TlpA disulfide reductase family protein; its protein translation is MNDPADSPDPDTAPGDEAHRPRVIAGIPVRHLMAATLVALVVAATAGVLVLLGTDDEPDTIGQDASNPPIELTPADGDPAEEVIGAPVAVDYETFDGDEANTGSYVGRPLVVNFFAAWCPPCVAEMPDFEDVHQQVGTDVAFLGISTDHRSEDGLDLIERTGITYDTGRDPDGSVFAAFGAVAMPTTVFIDAAGTVVDVHGGALTADELRDRLESLFGVVAP
- a CDS encoding WhiB family transcriptional regulator produces the protein MTTEPTLDDLQPGLPDESAAWWADARCRFGDGSLGHLFFSEELQDIARAKTICSECPVIAQCLEGALDRREPWGVWGGQLFLNGRILATKRRRGRPPKVPRPEDQLPVVPIPEHLQSA
- a CDS encoding MBL fold metallo-hydrolase — encoded protein: MGAPHHHAHGHRHGSDERYAGPPSPTSVREERQPAQDEPVEMAPGIIRVQLPISLPGLGHVNCYVLPDERGVTVVDPGLPGPQSWKQLKARLARADVPIKRIHTVVVTHSHPDHFGQAGRLLDRNEARVITHRNFRTFFDPDEEPDGISLDDAEPKNAETGTYTESVGGSGPARGPWGGPMPWGTISGAQTSGRLRGGPRGPGRPPLRRRLQYRMMRFAGGRMGAVPRPTHRVEDADRLELGGRSWVSLHTPGHTNDHLCLYDPEAGILISGDHVLPTITPHISGVGPIVDPLHEFFRSLERVAELDGTATVLPAHGLEFANLAERTTAIRQHHEERLQKLRDASAEHGWATVPQYSDHLFPPRSQGQMADSETYAHLEHLRLTGEAKVRDDGADLLYLID
- the dut gene encoding dUTP diphosphatase, with product MIQVPVVRLDPELTLPAYAHDGDAGLDLYAREDAVVAAGGGRTLMPTGVAIALPQGYAGFVLPRSGLALRHGITVANAPGLIDCGYRGELQVVLLNTDPATDFHVVRGHRIAQLVVQAVEEVGWVPVAELPTDSVRGEGGFGHSGR
- a CDS encoding cyclase family protein, with product MGDRIDMPWTGQREPRRAADSALPNYADLPAVDGAPDGSSWGMWGDGDRLGCLNLLTHERTVAASSLVERGEVFALNADLATPGPPLFGRAAFRHEVTGVDDGPGHDDVLHGWNTQGSSQWDGFRHVRHPVHGWYGGAPEGFLGVDAWAERGLVGRAILADVARWREDQGRPLAMDESEPISADELMATLDAQGTVPEVGDVLLVRTGWLGWYEGLDQARRDELAQGHRNPGLSPEERTAECLWDLHVAAVAADNPALEVWPPGSVHPADELAAIRDDPARRPEIFVHQRLLPLLGIPIGELFVLDPLADDCVAERSWEGFFTSAPLNLRLGVASPPNAVVIR
- a CDS encoding thioesterase, translating into METPLAPPIGPPDADDQVVPLPASGRIFGHDRRVRLGDVSPNGRLRLDALARFVQDVSNDDTVDAGLADDMAWVVRRTVVEVHAEARLREDLELATFCGGIGGRWAERRVSVRGDQGAHIETATVWVHLDMATGRPVVLPEQFHELYAEAAAGRRVRAKLRHGSPPPGHPGVTRVPWPLRFVDFDVMDHVNNAVAWAALEEVRAGRRHLRAPVRAEVEYRDAIERDDAVELLAQDHDGGGLSTWLVDASDHGRVFTSGRVLTLAG